The genomic DNA GAGATTAACGGTGGTCCAAGCGATGCCAGGAGAGCAGGCGGTGACGGCGAGAACAAGAAGCCAAGCGAAGAATAAGATGAGTATGTAGGTGGTCCAGACGCCGGGATACATGAACCACTCGGTGTTTCGGTTGAGATCCGTGGGTGGCTCTGCTTGCACATACAAGTTGGCCATGAATCGCGTGATTGTGAAGCTGGTCGGAAGGTGGTTGTGTGGAGTGAAGATATGATTGTTGGTAAGGTAATGATGAGCTAAGTTAAATACGTGTGTGAAACCAGCCAAAGATAAGTTCAATACTTATCGGATAATCtatcaatcatcatcttcatcaataatcaataaatataaatatataggTTTCCTTATATGGTTGAGCTATATTAGACTATAGGATGTGGGGTCATTGTTGGATTATGATTTGATACATAGGCCAATTATTCATCCCTTGTATCATCCATCTTATTAAATCACGATAGTTCAcgtggattaaaccatggcaatcATGTTCCCTTTTTTTTCCATTATTCACGCAAACCCTAATCCCAACATCAAGAAGAACGATATCAGCAACAAATCCTTTTCCTTTGTTTGTGATAATCAGGTACATGATCGTAATCTGCACTGATCGTAATCTGCATACAAGTGACGAATTGAAAAGTATTGTTGTTTAATCTCGATGTTGTAGATTTAATTTGCCGTAAACAACTAAAGTTTGAGTTCAATTTGACTTTCGTATGTTTTAATTTGTAGAAATTAGGTTTTTAATAAAGTTGATTTGATTATTTGTGTGAAATGTTATATTAACATGACGGATTTTGAATAAATTATTGTGTTTCAACTTGCAGTTTTGAATCTGGTTCTTTATTTGCACTTAGCATTAGTTGTTATTAGCATCTTCATTTATATGTCTGCTTGAATGAAGTTGGTGTATATAGATTCAGATAACTGTGAGTTTTGATTCTATTTTACTTGTTTGATCATATCGATTTAGACTTTGATCATATTGAATGAAGTTGTAATTAGACTTTGATCATATTGattgatgttcgtttgtttatgatTTATGCATTTCTGTTTATATGTGTGTGTCATTAAGCTATAGTTAATACTACCATGGATCCAAGCAACCCGAACAACCCACCACAAACCCCGTGGACGACACCCGTTGATTCGATGTGGGCACCTCCATAATTTTCTTTTACAAGCTACAATAAAGTTCCTAATGTGTTCAACCAACTCCATCAAACCCCGACTCCTAATGCGTTCACGCAACTCTCTCAACCCCAAATCCTAACGCGTTCACGCAACTCCCTCAAATCCCGCAACCTACTAGTTtatttcaacatcaacaaatccaATTTCAACAACAATATCTGCAACAACTTAAAATGCTCCAACAAAGCCAAAGTCGGCATATTCATACGAAAGTCTAATCGCAACCGACACCCGATACCCATTCGTTAAACGATTTGGATGACATTGACGTTGTACCCAAAACCCAACCTCAAAGTTCTAAGAAAACATCTAAAAAAGCATTCAAAGAGGCCGGAACAAGACAATTTAACCATCGGTAGAGGTCAAACTTGGACATCAATTGAAGAGATAGTGTTGGCAAGGGCGTGGGGACCAATACGTCTACGTGTCCGAGCGTAGGTATGTTATATGTCACGCCCTCAAATTTCCACATGCAGAGTTCTACCGCGAGGCACGTGACAAACCAGGAGCAGTCATTAGTCACATTGAAGGACACTATATGAGTTTAAAATTTTCCTACTTGTTCATTCATGAGAAAACACTGTTTATACAATTGAGTTGCGGAAGCGTAAGtaattacaaaaccaaaatagctaaTGTGATTAAAGGTAAGTctaaatgtttgataaaatcaaTGCGACTCCAATGCATCCTAGTCCTGTCGTGTGCTACCTTAACAACCTGAGAAAGACATGCAAGAACAAGTGTCAACACATAATGATGAGTGAGTTCACAGGTTTTTGGATACAGTTATAAAGTAGGTTATTTCTCAAGAATATTCCACTGTTTCAAACCCGAAATAGTAAGTTGCAGTGTTTAGCAGTTATTTGTTAAATTTGTAGGTAGCTAACCTAAATcatgtcaacaaagtgttcgatCCGAAGCTGACGTTGCTGCCCCTGTTGTGCCAGGTCTATCACCAACCATGGCTAAGTgttaggggagtgggggtggtcacaagtgatgaaattccatcactcacaaacatccaatcatgttccgccatgtcagcaaccactattctatcactcacaagcattctttagtgggggtggtcatcactagtgatgggattcCAACGTACAAGTATTAATACAAAACGTACAAGTCATACACATACAATCAACAATTTTACAACGCGTGATACCTTCCACGCGTTATAAGTTTCACGAGTGATGCAAATAGGTGGCGGCGGTGTTCTATACTTTTTCACACGTGATGTATGGCTATAACGCTCCTACCCCCAGTGGCCTTAGGCAAGTTCTACACCCGTGACCATCAATGTTCGGTCTAACTGGTGCGACCAGTACGAGTGGGGCTTGTCGGGCCCAGGAGTACTACCAAAAATTCCCTCGCTATAATCCAATACTAACGACATCATAAGTTTTAAGAGGACTGGCATGTGATATAATGCTTCTTTGTGACCATAACTAATATAACAAAAACTCTAACATGTGTGACATTACCTTACCGTAACGTTATGACATTACTTTACCGTAATATAGTGCATGCTTTCTCCCCctgtgttttaaaaacatttataAGAAATGGGGGccgtgaactcacctttgttttgcTCGGTATGACTTAAACGAATTACGAGCTGATGTGGTCAACCActtcctattatggttaccattAGGTTTGTTAGTGTGTGTTTATACAAGGCACGTAAACTCTACATGTATCTAAGACATAGCAGGCATCGCACTGACACTTAGATGTTCATTCAGGTGCATTTGTGTACAGGCTCATAGCATAACATACATGTTAAACGACATTCATGTAGGTGCTAAACAAGTATTAACATCCTATGATAACACAAGCAACACAATACACAAAATTCAATTCACTGCACTACCAGTTTAGAACTCCGAAACTTAGCTGTATTCAGGGATTTTATTAAAATACTAAATGAGCTTCAAAAGCTACAATAAATTTATATGAAGTGACAAATGGTCCACCTCTCCTTGCGTAAAATTTTTAGAGCTTAATTGTTTACAGAAAATTCATGAAAAATCAAATAGTGCACATAACTCTGATTCGTCACTTTCTGGCGACAGTTTACggtaaaaaatatttaaaaatcctcGTTAACTATTTTAACGAAATTCTAGTTGAAGAATTTGGGAATCTCCTAGAACTACCTTCTGTATAAATTTCACATATTAATTCAAAACATGGACTGAGTTATGATATTCGTAATAGGCTGCAATTTCTGCCGAAAAAGACAGCCTGCACCTTCgacacggaaaaattcatttaaaatatcAAATCTcatccaaaaattatgattccagtggtGTTTGAAAGCTATTTCCTGGAATTATATCTTAGAGTCTAGAAACACACGTTTTTGTTAAATTTTGATCCCATTACAGCCGATACAATTCGGCTGTAAAATCTGGACAGAATCTATTTTCTTTCCAGCTTTCATCAAAAACATGTTTATGACACCAAAAACACTATTTTCAGCAATCAAAAGCCTAAAAACATCAAATACAAGAATCTGACATCAAGTTTCATTATCAAAACCACACATAATCGAAACCCTAATATGCATACGTGATCATCAAGTTACTAGATTATCAAGAATCGTTATAATACATGTTTCTAGCAAACCCTAATACATAAAATCCATGTTATCATGCATCAAGAATCCAAGAAATCAACGAAACGCAACCATGAATAACAATTTATGAGTGTGTGTTAGAGGGATTACCTAGAGCAATAGAGATGAAGGTCAAGAACCCGAAAAAGATAGCTTCTTCTTgagttttctagagagagaaagagtagaGGGAACATGGAGGCTAGGGTTTGAGTAGTTGTGTGAGAATGAAGAGGAGAAGAGAAAAAGATGGTTATATACCTAGGGTTTGGGTAGGTGGGTTAGGTTTAACCAGTGTATACAAACTGGGTTTAACACCCTCGCGTAAAGTGAACCCGCtcatttaaattatataaaataaatacaacAGTAAAAATATCTTTACTGGTTAAAATTAAGACGAATATTCGGAGTATATAGTTTGTATACATGTCTACCCGTATAAGCTTGATAAGAAATGTCgattaaataatttgttttacttgCAACaagtatttattatttaaaactaataataattattattttaagaTGTGTAACCCTTTCCGATTACTAAGGTcaaaagtacgagttgtcacattatacttttttatttatactaaaattatattttgttttatCAAGGTGTAAATAAATGTTGTTTTATCTTGaacaaaatattattttttatttatactaaaataatattttgttttATCAAGGTGTAAATAAATGTGTAACCCTGTTGGTTAAATTTACCCAACCACTTTAGCCTTGTCCTTCACTTCCGAGTTAAGTACTCGAATACCATAAAGATTAGATTTTTTGAGATTTATTTTCAGCACATAGCACATGTAGAATACTCGCAGGATTCTCACGACATTCAGTAAATTTTCAGCCTCCCATTCCCCTATAATGATGGCATCGTCCGCATAAAGAAGATGTGAGATGATAGGCCCGTAATTAGGGGTTTTAATACCATGTACCACACCTCCATCCCTAGCTTTCACAAACATACACGACAAAATTTCCAtaacaaaaagaaattaaaggGGGAAGGGGATCACCTTGTCTCATACCTTTACCGCATTGGAATTCGAAGGTGGGAGCTCCGTTAACGAGGACTGCGGATCTAGCCGACTCCAAAACCCCATGAATCCAATCACACCAAATGCCGGGAAACTCCATTTGCCTCATAGTGTCAATCACAAAGTTCCAGTTAACATTGTCATAggccttttcaaaatcaattttcaGAATATACACTTGTTTATTGATCTTTTTGCACCACGTGATGATTTCGTTTACCACAAGAGGCTTGTCCAAACTATATTTCCTTTTGATGAAAGCCAATTGGTACTCCGATATGACCTCTCCCAAAACTCCTTTCAACATGTTAGCTAAAATTTTAGAAATAACTTTACAAATAATACCCACCAAGTTGATAGGCTGGTAGTTATTCAAATCCACCGGGTCCTTGACTTTAGGAATCAAAGTGGTGAACGACATCCCACTTCCACGATTTATTCTCCATTCCTTGTGAAATTGAAGCATGATGTTAAAGACATGGTCTTCaaaaacgtgccaaaaatgctgataaatctgaagttaaaaccaTCTAGACCAGGGGCTTTATCGACACCACACCCGAAAACCGCTTCTTTTATCTCCACTTTGGAAAACGCTTCCACAATTCTCAGCTTACTCTCCTTCAACAATTTTTTCGTGTTCTCACAAATCACCCCAGGTCTGATTGGTGACTTTTCGGTGAAACGGTTCCTAAAAAACTCATGACCTCCTTTTTGATGCTCGATGGTTTAGTGACCCAGTTCCCTCCAATGTTAAGCCCAGGATCGAATTTCTCTCCTTTCTGTTGTTAATCATACCATGAAAAAATTTAGAATTCTCATATCCCTTTATCGCCCAGCGGACCCTAGCGCGTTGTTTAAAATCCCTATTTTTCTTTTGTTCGACCTCTTTCAAGACTTTTTTATTTTCGCATAACGCCCATTCTTCCACCTCCTTGAGCTTTCTCTCTTCCATGACTTCtttgttggtgcattcatctgtcgtcttcgtcttatatcgagtctcggtCTCGGTGCGGATCCGATCAagcatgacatcacatgtgacatcacataggtgacatcacaagtgacatcacctaggtgacatcacatgtgacatcatgATATATGTAAATTGAATGGTAGCCGTTTGAAGTTTGACTTTCATTACATGTAGATTCCGTTTGAGATAAGGTTCCGTTTGAAGGCTTTCGTTTGAACTTGTAACCGTTTGAAGACTTTCAAATGGAAGTAGGTCTACTATAAATAGCTGTCAAACGATGTCATTTGGAACGAACAGGCCaagtgataccgaggtgctgccggtatttcctctgattgtaaacactgttatttcaatatacaagaggtttaaagtgattttctagctgtttttcacatccgtttcttagtttccgcctctgaaacggactagagctcttccgaactactcattcaggtcgaaatcgatcctacaagtggtatcagagctcaggaggatgagttcttgccatattcagcttgaaaatctattttctacaccttctttcataaaattgatacttttcacggttaaaaacgGCTGTTTTTCACATATTATATACATAACAGTGTTCtaacaaatcctggaaagttttaGACCATAATTCGACTTAAAACAGATAAAAAATACCTATATCGTTTGAAAATATTCGACAAATGATGACGTCATAgaccattccgtttgaaaatcaTGGGTAATCACATTTGAATTCGGCCTATTCCGTTTGAAATTTGCACACTACCGTTTGAAACTGGACTGATCGTTTGAAAATGTTGTGTTAAGCACCTTCCCGTTTGAAACTTGACTACTGTTTGAAAGTGCTTCGTGTTGTGTGATACGTAAAACGAGGCTGTCAGTATGTTGGGATAAGAGATCATGTGGTGTGTGTCGGTTTGCCAGTGTTGTTATTAGATTTAATGTGTCTGTCGGTCACTTGATGGATTTGTTCAAGGTTTACATGCGATAAAGCATTTCATCAGTCTACTACATATTAAGAGGTCCAATCATTTTTTAAAGAAATCTGGTATAGGCCCAACATCAGACACGTGATCATTTTTTGTTCAAGGAGAGGTCCAATTAAATCATTGTGTGTGATAAATTTGGCAAAGTTTATTTGATAGTTATCGAGGACCCAAGTTTTGGATAAAGTTTGAAGTTTGGGCGGCCAAATAGAATTCAGTACAATCAAATTATCGGCCCATGTgcatttgttaaaaaaaatataagtcAGTGCAATccattgtttgttatctaattagTGGATTTTGAGGTCGAATAAGATTTCGTTGGTAAATAAAGGATGCCAGTCCACTAAGATCATTCGGTCCAATCAAGATTTTTAAGTAATCGAATTTGTTTGAAAAGAATTAATTTGTCGGTGATTTTGAAAActcattgatgtgtgtaaaatgcaacatataaaacacatcaattaaggcataaaactaaccctttttaagtactaatgttggaaaaagagtgtttttgtcttccttttgtattttcaggatgaaatgagctcaaaatcacaaaagaagcaaaaagaccactaattctaccataaatacaagaaaagggacaaaagtaaactgcccggaccctcaacggcatctcccaagacaaagagaagagaacagaagtctgaacacgccccgtgtccagtgaacacgggggcgtgcccaggaagcagcagaaaagacaaaccagtagaagcttccattgctcaccacggggccgtgcccagcggacacgggggcgtgttgaaagtacagcaggcgcattaattgtaattcgcaattacaattaatgaagagagagaatgtcagacgggcacggggccgtgtccagcggacacggggccgtgtccagcgttctgttcaacctataaatagaggagcttggttccattctctctcatcccttggcacaccacctctctcacacttcatccaccaccca from Helianthus annuus cultivar XRQ/B chromosome 7, HanXRQr2.0-SUNRISE, whole genome shotgun sequence includes the following:
- the LOC110866508 gene encoding uncharacterized protein LOC110866508, which translates into the protein MLKGVLGEVISEYQLAFIKRKYSLDKPLVVNEIITWCKKINKQVYILKIDFEKAYDNVNWNFVIDTMRQMEFPGIWCDWIHGVLESARSAVLVNGAPTFEFQCGKARDGGVVHGIKTPNYGPIISHLLYADDAIIIGEWEAENLLNVVRILRVFYMCYVLKINLKKSNLYGIRVLNSEVKDKAKVVG